The Cohnella abietis genome has a segment encoding these proteins:
- a CDS encoding chromate transporter: protein MNDMIHLIVGFFISNVLGYGGGPASIPLIYREVVTNYNWTSDHQFSNILALGNTLPGPIATKIAAFVGYDVAGISGALLALAATVVPSAIALIVLLKIMRRYRQSSVVKGMTLLVQPVIAIMMLVLTWQMGKTSMDSLGMWQSIIIAAVALWAMEKRKIHPAFVILCAFIYGGIVVPHFHV, encoded by the coding sequence ATGAATGATATGATTCATTTAATAGTTGGTTTTTTTATATCCAACGTGCTTGGTTATGGCGGAGGGCCTGCTTCCATTCCTCTTATTTACCGAGAGGTCGTGACGAACTATAATTGGACATCCGATCATCAATTTTCAAACATACTTGCGCTAGGCAACACACTTCCTGGTCCCATCGCCACTAAAATAGCCGCATTCGTTGGCTATGACGTAGCCGGAATCAGCGGCGCATTACTGGCCTTAGCTGCAACAGTTGTCCCCTCTGCCATCGCTCTCATCGTACTACTTAAGATTATGCGACGTTATCGCCAATCCTCAGTAGTCAAAGGAATGACTCTGCTTGTGCAACCGGTCATTGCTATCATGATGCTCGTTCTAACCTGGCAGATGGGCAAGACCTCCATGGACTCCCTCGGCATGTGGCAATCGATTATTATCGCCGCAGTCGCACTGTGGGCGATGGAAAAACGCAAGATCCATCCTGCTTTTGTCATTCTATGTGCTTTTATTTACGGCGGCATAGTCGTTCCTCATTTCCATGTTTAA
- a CDS encoding ROK family protein, whose protein sequence is MLIGAVEAGGTKFVCGVGNENGEILDRVSFPTEQPEKTLAQVVAYFKDKQIEALGIGSFGPINIDRESSEYGYVTTTPKPGWTNYPVLPELKKIFNIPLGWDTDVNAAALGEATWGAAKGSDSCLYYTIGTGVGVGVFAEGKLLHGLVHPEGGHVLTRRHPNDTYAGKCPYHGDCLEGMAAGPGIEERWGVKASELPQDHPAWEMEAFYIGQALASAILLLSPKKIILGGGVMHQLHLFPLIREQVRKNLNGYVASAAVEAGIDDYIVPPGLGDNAGLSGSIALGLKAYQEAQ, encoded by the coding sequence TTGTTAATTGGTGCAGTAGAAGCAGGCGGAACAAAATTTGTATGTGGGGTTGGAAACGAGAATGGTGAGATTCTCGACCGCGTTAGCTTTCCAACAGAACAGCCGGAGAAGACGCTGGCTCAAGTCGTAGCCTACTTTAAGGATAAGCAGATTGAAGCTCTCGGAATAGGATCTTTTGGGCCGATTAATATTGATCGTGAGAGCTCGGAATACGGTTATGTTACAACAACGCCAAAGCCAGGGTGGACGAATTATCCAGTGCTTCCGGAGCTTAAGAAGATATTCAACATCCCACTCGGTTGGGATACGGACGTTAATGCGGCTGCGCTTGGGGAAGCCACCTGGGGTGCAGCCAAGGGCTCAGATAGCTGTCTATACTACACAATCGGCACTGGTGTCGGAGTGGGTGTATTCGCTGAGGGCAAGCTGTTACACGGCTTGGTGCATCCAGAGGGTGGGCACGTGTTAACACGACGCCATCCTAATGATACCTATGCGGGCAAATGTCCTTATCATGGCGATTGCTTGGAAGGAATGGCTGCTGGACCGGGAATTGAAGAACGTTGGGGTGTTAAAGCGAGCGAGCTACCTCAGGACCATCCTGCATGGGAGATGGAAGCCTTCTACATCGGGCAAGCGCTAGCTAGCGCGATTCTGCTCCTCTCTCCGAAGAAAATTATTCTTGGTGGCGGCGTAATGCATCAATTACATCTGTTCCCGCTTATTCGCGAGCAGGTTCGGAAAAACCTGAATGGATACGTAGCTTCAGCGGCAGTAGAAGCGGGCATTGACGATTACATCGTACCTCCAGGTCTTGGAGATAATGCCGGCTTAAGTGGCTCTATAGCGCTTGGACTCAAGGCATACCAAGAGGCCCAATAA
- a CDS encoding TerC family protein, with the protein MMPDFFNSILDNFSIFFNWEHMRSILSKPSTWGIVGTLVILEGLLSADNAVVLAVMVRHLPKEQQRKALFYGLIGAYIFRFLAIGIGTYLVQITWIKVAGGLYLLWIALSNLFHLEFSLARVGVIPLIPYIRRKIKPEAGEIDNKGLGFWRTVLAVEIMDVAFSMDSVLAAFGVSEEVWVLFLGGIVGILMMRGVAQVFLKLIDKFPELEKAAFILIVVIAAKMISGAFGFRVSDVVFFSILIAIFVGTMIISSIKKRAQGSSSTG; encoded by the coding sequence ATGATGCCAGATTTTTTTAACAGCATACTAGATAACTTTTCGATATTTTTCAATTGGGAGCACATGCGCTCGATTCTTTCAAAGCCATCGACTTGGGGAATTGTTGGAACACTTGTCATTCTTGAAGGCTTGCTGTCTGCTGATAATGCCGTAGTGCTTGCGGTTATGGTTAGACATCTTCCGAAGGAGCAACAAAGAAAGGCGTTGTTTTACGGACTTATTGGTGCATATATATTCCGCTTCTTGGCTATTGGGATCGGGACCTATTTGGTTCAGATAACCTGGATTAAAGTGGCCGGAGGATTGTATCTTCTTTGGATCGCACTTAGCAATTTGTTTCATCTGGAATTCTCATTAGCACGTGTTGGTGTAATCCCCCTTATCCCTTACATTCGGCGTAAAATAAAACCAGAAGCTGGCGAGATCGATAACAAAGGTCTTGGCTTCTGGCGTACAGTTCTTGCGGTCGAGATTATGGATGTTGCTTTCAGCATGGATAGCGTCCTAGCCGCCTTTGGCGTAAGTGAAGAAGTATGGGTATTGTTCTTGGGAGGTATCGTTGGGATACTGATGATGCGTGGAGTTGCCCAAGTGTTCCTTAAATTGATCGACAAGTTCCCTGAGCTGGAAAAAGCGGCATTTATCCTTATTGTTGTTATTGCTGCCAAAATGATTTCCGGAGCTTTCGGCTTCCGTGTGTCGGATGTTGTGTTCTTTTCCATTCTAATTGCTATCTTTGTAGGTACAATGATTATAAGCTCGATTAAAAAAAGGGCACAAGGCTCATCCTCAACTGGATAA
- a CDS encoding RNA polymerase sigma factor: MDMQHTANRGVPVISYEQMFEHYKDKIFSFAWKILRSKIDSEEAVQETFLKLYVNFERLDPAGSISSLIFTTTKNICIDILRKRKTKLTLAHPMMKHEGWENQAADAQRPEDVLILKEAAETMYAAIDKLPKAYRLMVYQRYVLDMSMEEIVEMNNVKMNTVKSRLKRGRDLLKKTLEKG; encoded by the coding sequence ATGGACATGCAGCATACAGCGAATAGGGGAGTTCCTGTAATCTCCTATGAGCAAATGTTCGAGCACTACAAAGATAAGATTTTCAGCTTCGCTTGGAAAATATTGCGGAGTAAAATAGACAGTGAAGAAGCCGTGCAGGAAACATTCCTCAAGCTGTATGTTAACTTTGAGCGTCTGGATCCCGCAGGCTCTATCTCATCCTTAATTTTTACGACGACCAAAAACATCTGCATAGATATTCTTCGCAAGCGCAAAACAAAGCTTACGCTAGCTCATCCGATGATGAAGCATGAGGGCTGGGAAAATCAGGCTGCGGACGCCCAAAGACCAGAGGACGTGCTTATTCTTAAGGAAGCTGCTGAGACTATGTATGCGGCTATCGACAAGCTACCTAAGGCTTATCGCTTAATGGTCTATCAGCGCTATGTGCTGGATATGTCCATGGAAGAGATCGTAGAGATGAACAATGTGAAGATGAATACGGTCAAGTCCCGACTTAAGCGGGGCAGAGATTTGTTGAAGAAGACGCTGGAAAAAGGATAA
- a CDS encoding C40 family peptidase — translation MNKKFAIKLLLTCSVIVTGLLGSMIASPSQASAATQESLDLIAYGKEQIGTPYQYGSAAGSTDTFDCSSYIQYVFSQFGIDLPRTSVSQSYSGDKVDKAFLSVGDLMFFKTGGGGISHVAVYAGGGMMLHASSSKGVTLTSMETSYWKKAYVTARRVL, via the coding sequence ATGAATAAGAAATTCGCCATTAAGCTATTACTTACTTGCAGCGTGATTGTAACTGGACTTCTAGGATCTATGATCGCTTCTCCTTCTCAGGCAAGCGCAGCAACCCAGGAATCACTCGATCTAATCGCTTACGGCAAGGAGCAAATCGGTACGCCTTATCAATATGGATCGGCAGCAGGAAGCACGGATACATTTGATTGCTCCTCTTATATACAATATGTATTTAGCCAATTCGGCATTGACTTGCCACGTACTTCTGTATCCCAGTCGTATAGCGGCGATAAGGTAGATAAAGCTTTCCTTAGTGTGGGGGATCTTATGTTTTTCAAGACTGGCGGAGGCGGAATTAGTCATGTCGCAGTCTATGCGGGTGGCGGAATGATGCTCCACGCAAGCAGCAGTAAAGGTGTTACGCTTACTAGCATGGAAACGAGCTATTGGAAAAAAGCTTATGTAACAGCTAGACGCGTTCTTTAA
- a CDS encoding PPK2 family polyphosphate kinase has translation MLDKYRLDEKQKVTLQDYDPNDTASFTSKEEIAEDFEQLKKELQDLQERLYASKSNGVLILFQGMDCSGKDGVVKKVFSGLNPQGFRAESFKQPTGDEAAHDFLWRAHKVTPPKGYITSFNRSYYEDVLITRVHELIDKKTASNRLKHIQHFEKLLTANGTVVIKIFLHISQEFQLAKINERMENPEKLWKFDPSDLEERRYWDQYMKAYSSAFKGSATRNNPWYIVPANNRWFRDYLVLKIIVSTLNKLKLEYPHIEIAKQH, from the coding sequence ATGCTTGATAAATATCGCTTGGATGAAAAGCAGAAGGTGACCCTACAAGATTATGATCCTAATGACACAGCGAGCTTTACAAGTAAGGAGGAAATAGCGGAAGACTTCGAGCAGTTAAAGAAGGAGCTTCAGGATTTGCAGGAGAGGCTATATGCTTCCAAATCCAACGGAGTACTCATTCTATTCCAAGGTATGGATTGCAGCGGAAAGGATGGAGTTGTCAAAAAGGTGTTTTCCGGACTTAACCCCCAAGGGTTCCGCGCGGAAAGCTTTAAGCAACCAACCGGCGATGAGGCTGCACACGATTTTCTGTGGCGTGCTCATAAAGTAACTCCTCCTAAAGGTTATATTACCTCCTTTAACCGTTCCTATTATGAAGACGTTCTAATCACTCGTGTTCATGAGCTTATTGATAAGAAAACAGCTAGCAATCGCCTAAAACATATTCAGCATTTCGAGAAATTACTTACAGCTAACGGAACAGTCGTGATTAAAATATTTCTCCATATTTCCCAAGAGTTCCAGTTGGCCAAAATAAACGAAAGAATGGAAAACCCTGAGAAGCTGTGGAAATTCGACCCTAGCGATCTTGAGGAGCGCCGCTATTGGGATCAATATATGAAAGCTTACTCTTCCGCCTTTAAGGGCAGCGCTACGAGAAATAACCCGTGGTATATCGTCCCTGCCAATAATCGTTGGTTCCGTGACTATCTCGTGCTCAAGATTATCGTATCCACGCTGAACAAGCTTAAACTTGAGTACCCACATATCGAAATTGCAAAACAACACTAA
- a CDS encoding chromate transporter, with product MSKLTVDSQYAQLAWSMSKTGVLGYGGGPSVIPLIRHEAVIKYKWMDDDEFGEILAIANALPGPIATKMAAYLGYRQKGVLGSIVAVLTHILPSAIAMICLLSFVEYLSNSAVIQGMIVAVMPVISVMLGVMAYEFVKRAYKGLGKIMVVVFCAISFVMLQLIPLHPAIVIVLFLAYGAVHFKLVDRIKAKNKNNKGETP from the coding sequence ATGTCTAAGCTAACGGTCGACAGTCAGTACGCACAGCTCGCTTGGTCTATGAGCAAGACAGGCGTTCTTGGATACGGTGGTGGTCCCTCCGTAATCCCTCTAATCCGACATGAAGCTGTTATTAAGTATAAATGGATGGATGATGATGAATTCGGGGAAATACTCGCCATTGCCAATGCGCTCCCCGGACCAATCGCGACTAAGATGGCTGCCTACCTCGGTTATCGTCAGAAGGGCGTCCTCGGCTCCATTGTCGCGGTTCTTACGCATATTTTACCTTCGGCAATTGCTATGATTTGCTTGTTATCGTTCGTGGAGTATTTAAGCAACTCTGCTGTTATTCAAGGGATGATTGTTGCTGTTATGCCGGTTATTTCCGTTATGCTTGGGGTCATGGCCTATGAATTCGTCAAGAGAGCTTACAAGGGGCTCGGTAAAATAATGGTCGTTGTCTTCTGTGCGATTTCATTTGTCATGCTGCAGCTTATCCCCCTGCATCCAGCGATTGTTATTGTGCTGTTCCTCGCCTACGGAGCCGTTCATTTCAAACTTGTTGACCGGATAAAAGCAAAGAATAAGAACAACAAAGGTGAGACACCATGA
- a CDS encoding TIGR00266 family protein — MKHEVLYQGAFAMLKLHLNAGDSVKAESGAMVSMSPTVDVKGTMEGGIMAGLGRMLSGETFFFQELSANRGGGEVLLAPSSMGDIQSVELDGSYRLFVQKDGFLAGTSGIQINTKMQNLSKGLLSGEGFFIIEISGRGTVFLSSYGSIHAINLEPGEERVIDNGHLVAWPDYVHYKIEKASKGWFSSITSGEALVCRFRGEGIVLIQTRNPAGFGNWIKKYIPGPR, encoded by the coding sequence ATGAAGCACGAGGTTCTTTACCAAGGGGCTTTTGCAATGCTTAAGCTGCATCTTAACGCGGGGGATTCTGTAAAAGCAGAGTCGGGCGCAATGGTTTCCATGTCTCCTACCGTCGATGTCAAAGGGACGATGGAAGGCGGTATTATGGCAGGCTTGGGCAGGATGCTGAGTGGAGAGACTTTCTTCTTCCAAGAGCTATCAGCGAATAGAGGAGGAGGCGAGGTATTGCTAGCTCCATCTTCTATGGGCGACATTCAGTCGGTAGAGCTGGACGGCTCTTACCGATTGTTCGTGCAGAAGGATGGATTTCTTGCAGGGACTAGCGGTATTCAAATCAATACGAAGATGCAGAACCTGAGCAAGGGATTGCTGTCGGGCGAAGGATTTTTCATTATAGAAATAAGTGGGAGAGGTACTGTATTCCTTTCTTCTTACGGATCCATTCATGCCATTAATTTGGAGCCTGGAGAAGAAAGAGTTATTGATAATGGTCATTTAGTCGCTTGGCCAGATTATGTTCATTATAAGATCGAGAAAGCATCCAAAGGATGGTTCTCAAGCATAACGAGCGGTGAAGCTCTTGTGTGTAGGTTTCGTGGTGAAGGAATTGTACTTATACAAACTCGCAATCCAGCAGGCTTCGGTAATTGGATTAAGAAATATATACCAGGACCACGCTAA
- the thrC gene encoding threonine synthase: MKFKSTRGKVSPIGFIDMFLMGLGEDGGLIVPETIPTVSEEQLEGWAKLSYQELMFEIFSLFTNEEIPEQDLKELIKESYAGFTSPDVLPLTTLNDSLHVLELFHGPTFAFKDVALQFMGNLYAYVAKKQNKVINILGATSGDTGASAISSVRGKEGIQICILHPNGKVSLVQELQMTTVQDDNVLNLSVNGNFDDCQQTIKELFADISFKTKYHLRAINSINFVRILAQSVYYFYAYLQLPANIRSGGVNFSIPTGNFGNIFSGYLAKKMGVPIKQLVLATNENNILERFIREGIYKPEGFLSTHSPSMDIQIASNFERYLYYFYGEDAVSVTARMEQFKAEGQLTFTAEEVARIQQDITAYSVSNEECLETIQTYQDRYNYLLDPHSACGIAAYEGAGNQDDGAFVSLATAHPAKFDEAIRILGIEQKFPERIQELFNKPQRQVIVDNVTADIVEQLESFYKVDK; the protein is encoded by the coding sequence ATGAAATTTAAAAGCACGAGAGGGAAAGTGTCGCCGATCGGCTTTATCGATATGTTCCTTATGGGTTTAGGAGAGGACGGCGGCTTGATCGTTCCGGAAACTATTCCTACCGTATCTGAAGAGCAGCTTGAAGGATGGGCTAAGCTGTCTTATCAGGAGCTCATGTTTGAAATATTCTCTTTGTTCACGAACGAAGAAATTCCCGAGCAGGATTTGAAGGAGCTTATTAAAGAGAGCTATGCTGGATTTACGAGCCCGGATGTATTGCCACTAACGACTTTAAACGATTCCTTACATGTACTTGAGCTGTTCCATGGACCAACCTTTGCGTTCAAAGACGTCGCTCTTCAGTTCATGGGAAATTTATATGCTTATGTAGCGAAGAAGCAAAACAAAGTTATTAATATTTTAGGTGCAACCTCTGGTGACACCGGAGCATCGGCCATTAGCAGTGTTAGGGGCAAGGAAGGCATTCAAATTTGTATCCTTCATCCTAACGGCAAAGTCAGTCTCGTTCAAGAGCTACAGATGACGACTGTGCAGGACGACAACGTGCTGAACCTTTCGGTCAATGGTAACTTTGACGATTGCCAGCAGACGATTAAAGAGCTATTCGCGGACATTTCGTTTAAGACAAAGTATCACCTTCGGGCGATTAACTCCATTAACTTTGTTCGTATATTAGCTCAGTCGGTTTATTATTTCTATGCGTATTTGCAGCTGCCGGCTAACATCAGATCAGGCGGCGTTAACTTCAGTATACCGACCGGGAACTTTGGTAATATTTTCTCAGGCTACTTGGCTAAAAAAATGGGTGTGCCAATCAAGCAGCTTGTTCTGGCAACGAATGAAAATAACATTTTAGAGCGATTTATCCGCGAAGGTATCTATAAGCCAGAGGGCTTCCTTAGTACACACAGTCCATCTATGGATATTCAAATCGCGAGTAACTTCGAGCGTTATTTGTACTATTTCTACGGAGAAGATGCAGTTTCTGTAACGGCTCGCATGGAACAGTTCAAAGCGGAGGGTCAGCTTACCTTTACAGCTGAGGAAGTCGCCCGCATTCAACAGGATATAACTGCTTACAGCGTTAGTAATGAGGAATGTCTAGAAACGATTCAAACCTATCAAGATCGTTACAATTATTTGTTGGACCCACATTCCGCATGTGGAATCGCTGCTTATGAGGGTGCAGGCAATCAAGATGATGGGGCTTTCGTATCACTTGCTACGGCGCACCCGGCCAAATTTGATGAAGCCATTCGTATACTGGGCATCGAGCAGAAGTTCCCAGAGAGAATCCAAGAGCTGTTTAATAAGCCACAGCGCCAAGTCATTGTTGATAACGTAACAGCAGATATTGTAGAGCAATTGGAAAGCTTCTATAAGGTGGATAAATAG
- a CDS encoding TRM11 family SAM-dependent methyltransferase: MNRELKEDIGLQEQQEPHYIYVIVANDNERSLCDLEMRSLFGNQVNRSSNLLHSMIRIEPNRSPFIKQRLEVLFEGANLEEIANQVGSLELNGATFKVEAMDNDNPEEDAKLEYDQKRMLEREIGWRIRGKAEMRKPDKVFGFVQIAGRWLFGELIKGEAIWLKHNEKPRKYSTALSTRVARAVANIAVPHIKGLRVIDPCCGIGTVLVEALSMGIDIVGRELNPLAATGARANLAYFGFESEVILGDMRQITEHYDVAIIDMPYNLCSVLPMDEKLEMLQSLRSFADRAVVVTIEKIDSLIEEAGFRIKDRCTVSKGNFTRYVLVCE, translated from the coding sequence ATGAATCGTGAATTGAAGGAAGATATAGGCTTACAAGAACAACAAGAACCTCACTATATATACGTAATCGTTGCAAATGATAATGAGCGTTCTTTGTGCGATTTGGAAATGCGCTCCTTGTTCGGTAATCAGGTTAATCGTAGTTCAAACCTGCTGCATAGCATGATAAGAATTGAGCCAAACCGAAGTCCCTTTATTAAGCAGCGGCTTGAGGTATTGTTTGAAGGAGCTAATCTGGAGGAAATTGCAAATCAAGTTGGGAGTCTCGAGCTGAATGGCGCAACTTTCAAGGTTGAAGCCATGGACAACGACAATCCCGAAGAGGATGCTAAGCTCGAGTATGATCAGAAGCGCATGCTGGAGCGGGAAATTGGCTGGCGAATTCGGGGAAAAGCAGAGATGCGCAAGCCAGATAAGGTATTTGGTTTCGTGCAAATAGCGGGCAGGTGGCTATTCGGCGAACTAATAAAAGGCGAGGCCATATGGCTTAAGCATAATGAAAAGCCAAGAAAATACTCAACGGCTTTAAGCACGCGTGTCGCCCGCGCTGTCGCGAACATTGCAGTTCCACATATTAAGGGCTTGAGGGTAATCGATCCCTGCTGCGGAATCGGTACTGTGCTAGTGGAGGCGCTGTCGATGGGAATCGATATCGTGGGGCGCGAGCTCAATCCTCTTGCAGCTACGGGAGCAAGAGCCAACTTGGCATACTTTGGTTTTGAATCCGAGGTCATCTTAGGAGATATGAGACAAATAACCGAGCATTATGATGTAGCTATAATCGATATGCCCTATAATTTATGCTCTGTGTTGCCCATGGACGAAAAGCTAGAAATGCTTCAAAGTCTTCGCAGCTTTGCTGATAGAGCTGTTGTGGTAACTATCGAAAAGATCGACTCTCTTATAGAGGAAGCTGGCTTTAGGATTAAGGACCGTTGCACGGTGAGTAAAGGGAATTTTACCCGATACGTGCTCGTCTGCGAATAG